The Halomicronema hongdechloris C2206 genome includes a window with the following:
- a CDS encoding Piwi domain-containing protein has translation MSRPSPRELFDTPLSGWDFLTQSKDDDFEGQHFDRKEAGRSQGNSSISKNELNGLKDHVIKTVSAFANSNREGGLLVLGISSAGKIVGVDHLSEPNCNALTDLNTLLRAYAAEVKFYPCQDINGEEKTLCLIYSGYLSSAICETPEKTPRAWVRHGPQSLPMNQDVRESVRLQKGLLDIEGKPWCPFSEEDIDAEVLKEFRRVFHPESTRDFSDEHLLYQAGAIVKKENEYWFTLPGLLFFASNPQRVLPHAYLRLLKFVVPSSQFRNRGLPSFDKDIRGPVTKQIRAARTFLREAAFFERLQYRRPEGGFEEQAELPSIAVDEAIVNAVAHRDYQTRNPICCEHYTDAFVVKNPGRVQQQNIDLPDRFRLDATVLDSMPRNRKLIEWLRLMKDPEGRAFVQALSEGTQRMAREMMLLKLPPPSFFLRENETILKLESEAEKRKAAFLASIQVPKTEFMNIYPLNIFKGDGYATRDEIHIRLGDLTKALRDTLSAHNWHIDRFAYSRIVAHRRGVDLPIPTNVKSVVRFYPAYCLQVHELLGNVYLSVDYTCQVLNVLKVHEVVQHLSCGVLIGKRCNAYSESWQSRKIVSLDTEWAIIYFFDSNEEKQVQLDKVIPNLSLTEIEAILQSRNTSFDLHRAIKTHSLADSTGASRKRAEKIQATATQLFSGIFPLLFGEFRVQMGADAVSLSEVDSNSASTFRIERISEPAVEFRDRHKLPDVREGITKYGSYDNDPHRIELIPICLESQRQQMNSLIERLKSGKYKYRGAERTFSTRFTYPTIITASHIEGIDGEVQRLLSEHPDWYGNADLNRLFLIHTPKRGYSIDDENSPYFVLKRRLLEAGIPCQMVDTGTINNPDWKDLNLSLNIISKCGVTPWVLPENIPDADFFVGLSYTQSRSGQKILGFANVFNSYGKWEFYAGNTTAFDVQKRSEYLSQLAKSALERLKREQSLPAGASLVFHHSVRISKEDYNAVLLGVREVAPDASVSFVWVNSHNNFRLFDSKVETDGSIQRGSFVSISRRRLLLSTTGTNVYRKSLGTPRPLEISVDHYRPGSIEPEKCDLRSLALQVLSLTKLNWASTDSFTSEPITTKYAGNIAYLTAAFLRQSEPFKLHPVLERTPWFV, from the coding sequence ATGTCACGTCCGTCACCTCGTGAACTATTCGATACCCCCCTATCTGGATGGGACTTTCTCACCCAGTCAAAAGATGATGACTTTGAAGGACAGCATTTTGATCGCAAAGAAGCTGGTCGGTCACAAGGAAATTCAAGCATTTCTAAAAATGAACTTAATGGGCTTAAAGATCATGTGATCAAGACAGTGTCTGCTTTCGCGAATAGTAATCGTGAAGGAGGCTTGTTGGTTCTTGGCATATCATCTGCTGGTAAGATAGTTGGTGTCGATCATCTAAGTGAACCAAACTGTAATGCCCTTACCGACTTAAATACCCTACTTCGTGCTTATGCTGCAGAGGTTAAGTTTTACCCTTGCCAAGACATAAACGGAGAGGAGAAAACTCTTTGTCTGATCTACTCAGGGTATCTCTCAAGCGCGATATGTGAGACACCTGAGAAAACTCCAAGAGCATGGGTCAGACATGGGCCTCAGTCTCTTCCAATGAATCAGGACGTAAGGGAGAGCGTTCGTTTACAGAAGGGGTTGCTTGATATAGAGGGGAAACCCTGGTGTCCGTTTTCGGAAGAGGATATTGATGCTGAAGTTCTTAAGGAATTCCGACGTGTGTTTCATCCTGAGTCTACTCGTGACTTCTCAGATGAGCACCTTCTCTACCAGGCTGGAGCGATAGTCAAAAAGGAAAACGAATACTGGTTTACCTTACCTGGTCTTTTGTTTTTTGCGTCAAATCCACAACGAGTGTTACCACATGCCTACCTTCGTCTTCTGAAGTTCGTTGTACCTTCAAGTCAGTTCCGTAATCGAGGTTTGCCCTCATTTGATAAAGACATTCGAGGCCCTGTCACAAAGCAAATCCGTGCTGCCCGGACATTTCTTCGGGAAGCGGCCTTTTTTGAGAGATTACAATATCGGAGACCTGAGGGAGGCTTTGAAGAGCAGGCAGAGCTTCCATCAATTGCGGTAGATGAAGCCATTGTCAATGCAGTTGCCCATCGCGATTATCAGACAAGAAATCCTATCTGTTGCGAACACTACACCGATGCATTTGTGGTTAAGAATCCTGGTCGTGTTCAACAGCAAAATATTGACTTGCCTGACAGATTTCGACTCGATGCAACAGTTCTCGATTCAATGCCGCGTAATCGAAAGCTCATCGAATGGCTTCGTCTCATGAAAGACCCTGAAGGCAGAGCATTTGTTCAAGCTCTCAGTGAGGGAACACAGCGAATGGCACGAGAAATGATGCTGCTGAAATTACCCCCGCCATCATTTTTTCTCCGTGAGAATGAGACAATTCTGAAGCTAGAAAGTGAGGCTGAAAAGCGTAAGGCAGCGTTTCTGGCCAGCATCCAGGTTCCAAAGACAGAGTTTATGAACATCTACCCGTTGAATATATTCAAGGGGGATGGATATGCAACAAGAGATGAAATCCATATTCGGTTAGGCGATCTAACCAAAGCCTTGCGAGATACTTTGTCTGCTCATAACTGGCATATTGACCGCTTTGCCTATAGCCGAATAGTTGCTCATAGGAGAGGTGTAGATTTACCAATACCGACTAATGTAAAGTCTGTAGTCCGATTTTATCCCGCCTATTGTCTTCAAGTTCATGAGCTTCTGGGGAATGTTTACCTCTCAGTGGATTATACTTGCCAAGTTTTGAATGTGCTGAAAGTACACGAAGTAGTACAGCATCTTTCATGTGGAGTGCTGATCGGAAAACGTTGTAATGCCTATTCAGAGTCCTGGCAAAGTAGAAAGATTGTATCTTTAGATACGGAATGGGCGATCATCTATTTTTTTGATAGCAATGAGGAAAAACAAGTTCAGCTAGATAAAGTAATTCCGAACCTATCCCTAACAGAAATAGAAGCTATTCTTCAAAGTCGAAATACTTCCTTTGACCTACACAGGGCGATAAAAACACATAGTCTTGCCGATTCAACTGGGGCATCGCGAAAGCGAGCCGAAAAGATACAAGCGACCGCAACCCAACTATTTTCTGGCATATTTCCGCTTCTGTTTGGAGAGTTCAGGGTTCAAATGGGTGCAGATGCCGTATCGCTATCAGAGGTTGACTCTAACTCAGCGTCAACATTTCGCATTGAGCGTATTAGTGAGCCCGCTGTAGAGTTCAGAGACCGCCATAAGTTGCCAGACGTACGGGAGGGAATTACTAAATATGGCTCTTATGACAACGACCCACATAGGATTGAACTCATACCTATTTGCCTTGAGTCACAAAGGCAGCAAATGAATTCTTTAATCGAGAGATTGAAGAGCGGTAAGTATAAATATCGTGGAGCAGAGCGTACATTTTCGACTCGGTTCACCTATCCAACAATTATTACGGCTAGTCATATAGAAGGAATAGATGGTGAGGTTCAACGTCTTCTTTCGGAACATCCTGATTGGTATGGGAATGCAGATCTCAATCGTTTGTTTCTAATTCATACGCCTAAACGAGGGTATTCAATAGATGACGAAAATTCGCCTTACTTTGTCCTAAAGAGGAGGTTGTTAGAAGCAGGAATTCCCTGTCAAATGGTAGACACAGGTACGATTAATAATCCTGACTGGAAGGATTTAAATCTTTCACTGAATATCATTTCTAAGTGTGGTGTAACTCCCTGGGTGCTTCCTGAGAATATTCCAGATGCTGACTTCTTTGTGGGTCTTTCATATACACAATCAAGGAGCGGCCAAAAAATACTTGGTTTTGCGAATGTTTTTAATAGCTATGGTAAGTGGGAATTTTATGCTGGTAACACGACAGCATTTGATGTTCAGAAGCGGAGCGAATATCTATCGCAGCTAGCCAAATCAGCTCTTGAACGTCTTAAGCGTGAGCAGTCGCTACCAGCTGGGGCAAGTTTAGTATTTCATCATTCGGTGCGGATCTCCAAAGAAGACTACAACGCTGTTCTTCTTGGTGTGAGAGAGGTTGCGCCAGATGCTTCAGTGTCGTTTGTGTGGGTGAATAGTCATAACAACTTCCGACTTTTTGACTCAAAGGTAGAAACAGATGGAAGTATACAGCGAGGTAGTTTTGTCTCCATCTCTCGTCGTCGATTACTACTCTCGACCACTGGAACTAATGTCTATCGAAAGTCATTAGGAACCCCTCGACCTCTTGAGATTTCCGTAGATCATTATCGGCCCGGTAGTATTGAGCCAGAGAAATGTGATTTGAGGTCTTTAGCACTTCAGGTGCTCAGTTTGACGAAACTGAATTGGGCTTCGACCGATTCTTTCACATCTGAGCCAATCACGACTAAATACGCAGGAAATATTGCATATCTGACTGCTGCATTTCTGCGACAAAGCGAGCCATTTAAATTACACCCAGTCTTAGAGCGTACTCCGTGGTTCGTGTAG
- a CDS encoding transposase: protein MELCQRWEQILCALRPVFKREKTFDWFVLLMWGVLLSTAPPAVTSYVNGLGLGERYYAQVLHWFHATAFSVEVLCAHWSNWLQAHPHCLRLRGQRVYIGDGIKVNKEGRRMPGVKQLHQESANVGKPEWIRGHYFSALGLLLGRGAALFVVPLRLQLHDGIEADELAQSPSLVDKMATLCVTLMESGSTAILDAYYASGKVLQAFRAQGLHLITRVRLSTVAPAPSSPLPGQRQPGRPRKWGASVRLRELFAPLEDCPQAAVWLYGRYVTVAYQCFELYWDSSDAPVLFVLTQLPGGKPFILLASDVTLSGPEVIEAYGWRFKIEVTFRTLVHLLGGFGYRFWLKAMTATPTWPQTLILAHLDEPLQHQVKRKVEAFERFLNLNAIVLGILQVLALEMPHDVWTHSPRWFRTRPKHGLPTAQFVQLALQHQWQHHLMESRQALLLAKLLAAKRLSPQTPTLTSLPL, encoded by the coding sequence ATGGAGTTATGTCAACGTTGGGAGCAAATCCTGTGCGCGTTGCGCCCGGTATTCAAGCGTGAAAAGACCTTCGACTGGTTTGTCCTGCTGATGTGGGGGGTGCTGTTGAGTACCGCCCCACCTGCGGTGACCAGCTACGTCAATGGCCTTGGCCTGGGTGAACGGTACTATGCTCAAGTTCTGCACTGGTTCCACGCCACGGCCTTCAGTGTCGAAGTGCTGTGTGCTCATTGGAGTAACTGGCTGCAAGCACATCCCCATTGTTTACGGCTGCGAGGACAGCGGGTATATATCGGCGATGGCATCAAGGTGAACAAGGAGGGTCGTCGGATGCCGGGGGTAAAGCAACTGCATCAGGAGTCGGCGAATGTGGGCAAGCCGGAGTGGATTCGCGGGCATTACTTCAGTGCCTTGGGCCTGCTGTTAGGGCGAGGTGCGGCGCTGTTTGTGGTGCCCCTGAGGCTGCAACTTCACGATGGGATTGAGGCCGATGAGTTGGCTCAATCCCCCAGCCTAGTGGATAAGATGGCGACGCTATGTGTGACGCTGATGGAAAGCGGCAGCACCGCTATTCTGGATGCTTACTACGCTTCGGGTAAGGTGTTGCAAGCCTTCCGGGCACAGGGATTACACCTCATTACGCGGGTGCGTCTGTCCACGGTCGCCCCTGCCCCCTCTTCCCCCTTGCCCGGTCAACGGCAACCGGGACGACCGCGCAAATGGGGGGCTTCGGTGCGGTTACGGGAATTATTTGCCCCGTTGGAAGACTGTCCCCAAGCAGCGGTCTGGCTCTATGGCCGCTATGTCACCGTCGCTTATCAGTGTTTTGAACTTTATTGGGATAGCTCCGATGCCCCCGTTTTGTTTGTCCTGACTCAATTGCCGGGGGGCAAACCCTTCATTTTGCTTGCCAGTGATGTCACCCTCAGTGGTCCCGAAGTCATTGAAGCCTATGGCTGGCGCTTCAAAATCGAGGTCACTTTTCGCACCCTGGTTCACCTGTTGGGCGGCTTTGGCTACCGCTTTTGGCTCAAGGCCATGACCGCCACACCCACTTGGCCCCAAACCTTAATCCTGGCTCACCTCGATGAACCCTTACAACATCAGGTCAAACGCAAAGTTGAAGCCTTTGAACGGTTTCTCAACCTCAACGCCATCGTTTTAGGCATCCTGCAAGTCCTCGCCTTAGAGATGCCTCACGACGTTTGGACTCACTCACCAAGATGGTTTCGCACACGCCCCAAACACGGCTTGCCCACCGCTCAATTCGTTCAGCTGGCGCTTCAACATCAATGGCAGCATCATTTAATGGAAAGTAGACAGGCCCTACTTCTCGCTAAATTACTGGCCGCTAAAAGACTATCCCCTCAAACGCCGACGCTGACATCCTTGCCTCTTTAG
- a CDS encoding ABC transporter substrate-binding protein has translation MLGLGGCQAPAPPPGVVQLTLWHGISPPPNRDVFQELVDTFNQRHPEIRVKALYVGQPDQQIPKILTAVVGDAAPDILWYVPTLTGQLVELQAIQPLEDWLRQLPLAEQLDPALFSTMELEGHLWSVPFATNNAAVFYRPSLFQAAGIEQVPLTWPELRQAAQRLSRDSDGDGRLDQHGMMLSLGKGEWTVFVWLPFVYSAGGWLSRQGQPDLVNDGAIAALQLGQDLVESDSALLSAPERGYEINDFLAGKVAMQVTGPWTLTQMKDAGIDFDVFPFPVAEEPAAVLGGENFFLCQTSPEKTEAAKTFLEYVLSADFQLDWALGTGYLPINRQVRRSETYQAFVAENPTLQVFLDQMDWAQSRPIAPRYPYLSENFGRAIEAALLGQDPRQALQESQRRLELIVGNGQEGS, from the coding sequence ATGCTGGGACTGGGGGGCTGTCAGGCCCCGGCGCCGCCGCCTGGGGTGGTGCAGCTGACCCTATGGCATGGCATCAGCCCACCGCCGAATCGGGACGTATTTCAGGAGTTGGTAGACACGTTTAACCAACGCCATCCCGAGATTCGGGTGAAGGCCCTCTATGTGGGGCAGCCGGACCAGCAAATTCCCAAGATCTTGACGGCGGTGGTGGGGGATGCGGCGCCGGATATTCTCTGGTATGTGCCTACATTGACGGGGCAACTGGTGGAGTTGCAGGCGATTCAACCCCTGGAGGACTGGCTGCGGCAACTCCCTCTAGCCGAGCAACTAGATCCGGCCTTGTTTTCCACCATGGAACTGGAGGGGCACCTGTGGTCGGTTCCCTTCGCCACCAACAACGCCGCCGTTTTTTACCGGCCCAGCTTATTCCAGGCGGCGGGCATTGAGCAGGTTCCCCTCACTTGGCCGGAGTTACGGCAGGCGGCTCAGCGGCTGAGCCGGGACAGCGATGGCGATGGCCGCCTCGATCAGCATGGCATGATGCTGTCCCTGGGCAAGGGCGAGTGGACGGTGTTTGTCTGGCTGCCCTTTGTCTATAGTGCCGGCGGCTGGCTGAGCCGGCAGGGGCAGCCGGACCTGGTCAATGACGGTGCGATCGCAGCGCTGCAGTTGGGCCAAGACCTGGTGGAGAGTGACTCGGCCTTGCTATCGGCCCCAGAGCGGGGCTATGAGATCAATGACTTTTTGGCCGGTAAGGTGGCCATGCAGGTGACCGGTCCCTGGACCCTGACCCAGATGAAGGACGCCGGCATCGACTTCGATGTCTTTCCCTTTCCCGTGGCCGAAGAACCGGCGGCGGTGCTGGGGGGCGAAAACTTCTTTCTCTGCCAGACCAGCCCGGAGAAGACCGAAGCCGCTAAGACCTTTCTGGAATATGTCTTGAGCGCCGACTTTCAGCTGGATTGGGCCCTAGGCACCGGCTATCTGCCGATCAATCGTCAGGTGCGCCGCAGTGAGACCTATCAAGCCTTTGTGGCCGAGAACCCTACCCTGCAGGTGTTTCTAGACCAGATGGACTGGGCCCAATCCCGACCCATTGCCCCCCGCTATCCCTACCTGTCTGAAAACTTCGGCCGCGCCATCGAAGCGGCTCTGCTGGGGCAGGATCCTCGCCAGGCCCTGCAGGAGTCTCAACGGCGGCTAGAGCTGATCGTCGGCAATGGCCAAGAGGGCTCTTAA
- a CDS encoding DUF3616 domain-containing protein: protein MTTYSRLRQLPLPLQPAHAHGRYDLSAVRCDADGYLWLGSDEAAGLERLTLDGDTIGEHQHLDLGDYLDLPDGKDEEIDIEGLAYADYYLWVAGSHSLKRKKPQPDNSSDENMERLATLSRDENRYLLGRIPLVNGQLHHQCLHPERPEQVLTAAQLQRKRHGNQLTKVLKKDPHLRPFLKADIPGKDNGFDIEGLAVAEDRLFVGLRGPVLRGWAILLELQVKEKTSERLRLRQREDGHRYRKYFLDLAGMGIRDLCWQGADLLILAGPTMALNGAIGVFRLADALDLSPSQCLTPDHLFEIPHGHDTDRAEGITLCPDPSSNLLVVYDAPAPHRLNAETHSVLADVFALE from the coding sequence ATGACCACCTATTCCCGCCTGCGGCAGCTGCCTCTCCCCTTGCAACCGGCCCATGCCCACGGTCGCTACGACCTCTCAGCGGTGCGCTGCGATGCCGACGGCTATCTCTGGCTGGGCAGCGATGAGGCGGCCGGGTTAGAACGCTTGACCCTAGATGGGGACACCATCGGCGAGCACCAGCATCTTGATCTCGGGGATTATCTGGACTTGCCCGACGGCAAAGACGAAGAGATCGACATCGAAGGGTTGGCCTATGCCGACTACTACCTCTGGGTGGCGGGCTCCCATAGCCTCAAACGCAAAAAGCCCCAGCCCGACAACAGCAGTGACGAGAACATGGAGCGCTTGGCCACCCTCTCTCGAGACGAGAACCGCTATCTCTTGGGCCGCATTCCCTTGGTCAACGGCCAACTGCATCATCAGTGCTTGCACCCGGAACGTCCGGAGCAGGTGCTGACCGCGGCCCAACTGCAACGGAAGCGCCATGGCAATCAGCTCACGAAGGTCTTAAAGAAAGATCCCCATTTGCGGCCCTTTCTGAAGGCGGATATTCCCGGTAAAGACAACGGCTTTGACATCGAAGGGCTAGCTGTGGCCGAGGACCGCCTGTTTGTAGGCCTGCGGGGCCCCGTACTGCGGGGCTGGGCCATCCTCTTAGAACTGCAGGTGAAGGAAAAGACATCGGAGCGGCTGCGGTTGCGGCAGCGGGAAGACGGGCATCGCTACCGCAAATACTTTCTGGATTTGGCGGGCATGGGCATTCGCGATCTCTGCTGGCAGGGCGCCGATCTGCTGATCTTGGCCGGTCCCACCATGGCCTTGAACGGGGCGATCGGGGTCTTTCGCTTAGCCGATGCCTTAGACCTGTCGCCGTCTCAGTGTCTAACACCAGACCATCTCTTCGAGATTCCCCATGGTCATGACACGGACCGGGCCGAAGGCATCACCCTCTGCCCCGATCCCTCTTCTAACCTGCTGGTGGTTTACGATGCTCCCGCCCCCCATCGCCTCAATGCCGAGACCCACAGCGTCTTGGCCGATGTGTTTGCATTGGAGTAG
- a CDS encoding response regulator transcription factor, whose protein sequence is MGPVSIQIAESNPHLRSLLGWHLQQAQYRVHQSANLARAREVFQSFSPALVILDSQFPDGDGLELCRWIYQQGQPLILILSARDTEADIVAGLRAGADDYLTKPFGMQEFLARVDALVRRIRRTTMAPASLTYGDLNIDLVQRRVRCRGIDIDLTPQEFSLLYVLTQAGGAPLSRSDLLRRAWPDAIDNPRTVDTHILSLRKKIEPDPRHPNIIQTVRNVGYCFNATEAMVEPIIPNGAAPPERAAAVEAVPRQMSSGS, encoded by the coding sequence GTGGGCCCTGTTTCTATTCAAATTGCTGAAAGCAATCCTCATCTACGCTCGCTACTGGGTTGGCATCTGCAGCAGGCCCAGTACAGAGTTCACCAATCTGCTAACTTAGCCCGGGCCCGCGAGGTGTTCCAGTCGTTCAGTCCGGCATTAGTCATCCTAGATTCCCAATTTCCAGACGGGGATGGCTTAGAGCTGTGCCGCTGGATCTACCAGCAGGGGCAGCCGCTGATTTTAATTCTGTCGGCTCGGGATACGGAGGCCGATATCGTGGCGGGGTTACGGGCCGGAGCCGATGACTATCTCACCAAGCCCTTCGGCATGCAGGAATTTTTAGCCCGGGTGGATGCTCTGGTCAGGCGGATTCGTCGCACAACCATGGCCCCGGCCAGTCTCACCTACGGAGACCTCAACATCGACTTGGTGCAACGGCGGGTGCGTTGCCGTGGGATCGATATCGATCTCACCCCCCAGGAGTTTAGCTTGCTGTATGTGCTGACCCAGGCCGGGGGGGCTCCCCTGAGTCGCTCAGATCTGCTGCGCCGGGCCTGGCCCGATGCCATCGATAATCCTCGCACTGTGGATACTCATATTCTGTCCTTGCGTAAGAAAATTGAGCCGGATCCTCGCCACCCCAATATTATTCAGACGGTGCGCAATGTGGGCTATTGCTTTAATGCCACCGAGGCCATGGTTGAGCCCATTATCCCCAATGGGGCGGCACCGCCGGAGCGGGCTGCGGCGGTGGAAGCGGTCCCCCGCCAGATGTCTTCAGGGTCTTAG
- the gyrA gene encoding DNA gyrase subunit A, producing the protein MADQLNILSAGQVVPTALHTEVQRSYLEYAMSVIVGRALPDVRDGLKPVHRRILYAMHELGLTPDRPYRKCARVVGDVLGKYHPHGDQAVYDALVRMVQAFSSRYPLLDGHGNFGSVDNDPPAAMRYTETRLAAIGHEALLGDISEALVDFIDNFDSSQQEPIVLPAQVPNLLLNGSSGIAVGMATNIPPHNLGELIDGLIALIDRPSLGDEELFRLIPGPDFPTGGEIISTEGIHDAYRSGRGSIPMRGVCQFEEIRPGRGRQRRNAIVITELPFQVNKAAWIEKVADLVNNNRLDGIADIRDESDREGMRVVIELKRETQPQRVLNELYRLTPLQTNFGAILLALDRGQPRQMSLRELLSAFLNFREETLTRQYRHQLERTEARLHLVDGLLSALDNLDAVIDILRHAPDGTTAKVEFQRQFALSERQADAILAMPLRRLTAMERQNLETERTELQQTRTTLQRLLSDRHELLKALKKELRALKKKFGDPRRTRIQTEAERQEEHQHLAEILAEDEEEAVILEFTQKGYVRRSSPRAFQRRQARLDSEDSQALQEVEDPVLQTESALTTQELLVLTRAGKAYTITVGDIPVAQRQSRGVPLVSLLPDSVTGDAEIVVSQLVLTDAMLAQDLLLVTRQGKIKRVPLQDFTNLTGRGLTALKLKTGDELARIALARQGDNLVLGTSGGRLLRFPIDDENLPVLGRNAQGPQGLRMRKQETLVGCVAAAADTDWVLLMSAMGYAKRLPVAALPLASRGAIGTQAFQFSHKSDRLVAMTAAVADTTVTILTTAERMAQIPLVDIPLQGRNHPGQRMLKPARGETIATVTMAALADNEDQTSASAGAATTRHSPS; encoded by the coding sequence ATGGCAGACCAATTAAACATCCTCTCAGCCGGACAGGTAGTGCCCACAGCACTCCACACCGAGGTGCAGCGGTCCTATTTGGAATACGCCATGAGCGTCATCGTCGGTCGCGCCTTGCCCGATGTGCGCGACGGCCTCAAGCCCGTGCATCGGCGCATCCTCTATGCCATGCACGAATTGGGCTTGACTCCAGATCGGCCCTATCGCAAATGCGCCCGTGTAGTTGGCGATGTGCTGGGTAAATATCATCCCCATGGGGACCAGGCCGTTTACGATGCCCTGGTGCGCATGGTGCAGGCCTTCTCCAGCCGCTATCCCCTGCTGGATGGCCACGGCAACTTTGGCTCGGTGGACAATGATCCGCCGGCGGCGATGCGATACACCGAAACTCGCTTGGCTGCCATCGGCCATGAGGCCCTCTTGGGCGACATCAGTGAAGCCCTAGTCGACTTCATCGATAACTTCGACAGTTCCCAGCAGGAACCGATTGTGCTGCCGGCTCAGGTGCCCAACCTGCTACTCAACGGCAGTTCTGGCATTGCCGTGGGCATGGCCACCAACATTCCTCCCCACAACCTGGGGGAGCTCATCGATGGGCTGATTGCCCTAATCGATCGCCCCAGCCTCGGCGATGAGGAGCTGTTTCGATTGATTCCCGGTCCTGATTTCCCGACAGGCGGAGAGATTATTAGCACTGAGGGCATCCACGATGCCTATCGCAGCGGCCGCGGCAGCATTCCCATGCGCGGTGTCTGCCAGTTCGAAGAAATTCGTCCCGGTCGAGGCCGGCAGCGGCGCAACGCCATCGTCATCACCGAATTACCCTTTCAGGTGAATAAGGCGGCTTGGATCGAGAAGGTGGCTGACCTGGTCAATAACAATCGCCTCGACGGCATCGCCGATATCCGCGATGAGAGTGACCGCGAGGGCATGCGGGTGGTGATTGAACTGAAGCGGGAAACCCAGCCCCAGCGAGTGCTAAATGAACTCTATCGGTTGACGCCCCTGCAGACGAATTTTGGGGCCATCCTGCTGGCCTTAGATCGGGGGCAACCCCGACAGATGTCTCTGCGGGAGCTGTTGTCGGCGTTCCTGAATTTCCGCGAAGAGACCCTAACTCGCCAGTATCGGCATCAGTTAGAACGCACGGAAGCCCGCTTGCATCTAGTGGACGGGCTCTTGAGTGCCCTGGACAATCTCGATGCCGTCATCGATATCTTGCGCCATGCCCCCGATGGCACCACCGCCAAGGTGGAGTTTCAACGGCAATTTGCCCTGTCTGAGCGGCAAGCCGATGCCATCTTGGCTATGCCCCTGCGGCGGCTCACGGCCATGGAACGGCAAAACTTGGAGACGGAGCGGACTGAACTGCAGCAAACCCGCACCACGTTGCAGCGGTTACTCTCAGACCGCCATGAGTTGCTGAAGGCCCTGAAGAAGGAACTGCGGGCCCTGAAGAAGAAATTTGGCGATCCGCGCCGCACCCGCATTCAAACCGAGGCCGAACGCCAGGAGGAGCATCAGCACCTGGCGGAAATCCTGGCGGAAGACGAAGAAGAGGCGGTGATTCTGGAGTTCACCCAGAAGGGCTATGTGCGGCGCTCATCGCCGCGGGCCTTCCAACGGCGACAGGCTCGACTCGACAGCGAGGATAGCCAGGCCCTACAGGAGGTTGAGGATCCGGTGCTGCAGACGGAATCGGCCTTAACCACCCAGGAGCTCCTGGTCTTGACTCGAGCTGGCAAGGCCTACACCATCACCGTCGGCGATATTCCGGTGGCCCAACGCCAGTCCCGCGGCGTCCCCCTGGTCAGCTTACTGCCAGATTCGGTCACTGGCGATGCGGAGATTGTGGTCTCGCAATTGGTCTTAACGGATGCCATGCTGGCCCAAGACCTCTTGCTGGTGACCCGTCAAGGCAAGATCAAGCGGGTGCCGCTGCAGGACTTCACTAACCTCACCGGGCGCGGCCTCACGGCATTGAAGCTGAAGACAGGGGATGAACTGGCCCGCATTGCCCTGGCTCGGCAGGGGGATAATCTGGTATTGGGCACCTCGGGGGGGCGGCTGCTGCGCTTTCCCATTGATGATGAGAATTTGCCGGTGTTGGGACGCAATGCCCAGGGGCCTCAGGGGCTGCGGATGCGGAAGCAGGAGACGCTAGTGGGCTGTGTGGCAGCCGCTGCAGATACCGATTGGGTGTTGTTGATGTCGGCCATGGGCTATGCTAAGCGTCTGCCAGTGGCGGCGTTACCCCTGGCCAGCCGGGGTGCCATCGGCACCCAAGCCTTTCAATTTAGCCACAAGAGCGACCGACTCGTGGCGATGACGGCGGCCGTGGCCGATACGACGGTCACCATCTTGACCACCGCCGAGCGGATGGCCCAGATTCCCCTGGTTGATATTCCCCTACAGGGACGCAACCATCCCGGCCAGCGGATGCTGAAACCGGCCCGGGGTGAAACCATTGCCACGGTCACCATGGCAGCGCTCGCCGATAATGAGGATCAGACTTCTGCCTCGGCTGGGGCTGCAACCACCCGTCATTCTCCATCGTGA
- a CDS encoding DVUA0089 family protein → MRIKPIDLKGVAVLSGLAALLTAAPAGAATFTEASDAGETLGEAIAVTTETMSPLESIAGSLAGDADLFQLFLTGGQQFSATTINTDSLIGIPIDDTLGSPSDLLGDPQLFLFDAMGNGVYANDDGFTSVQATLPSSFSLTPAESGIYFLGISSADFDPVSADGEIFPDTPVNGVVGSHRPWWRSPPDRIRRG, encoded by the coding sequence ATGCGAATAAAACCAATCGACCTCAAGGGGGTCGCTGTTCTGTCAGGCTTAGCTGCCCTATTGACAGCAGCTCCTGCCGGAGCCGCTACCTTCACAGAAGCAAGCGATGCCGGTGAGACGCTCGGTGAGGCGATCGCCGTCACGACGGAGACGATGTCGCCCTTAGAATCCATTGCGGGCTCACTTGCAGGCGATGCCGATCTGTTCCAACTCTTTCTGACAGGGGGGCAACAGTTTTCAGCGACCACGATCAATACGGACTCGCTGATCGGCATTCCTATTGACGACACCCTGGGTAGTCCTAGCGACTTACTGGGAGATCCACAGTTGTTTTTATTTGATGCGATGGGCAATGGCGTTTACGCCAATGACGACGGATTCACCTCCGTCCAAGCCACCTTGCCATCCTCTTTTAGTCTCACGCCAGCGGAGTCTGGCATTTATTTCTTAGGCATCTCCAGCGCTGATTTTGATCCGGTCAGTGCCGATGGCGAGATTTTTCCCGATACCCCTGTGAATGGCGTTGTGGGGTCCCACCGGCCCTGGTGGCGGAGCCCCCCTGACCGGATTCGCCGGGGTTAG